The proteins below come from a single Alnus glutinosa chromosome 9, dhAlnGlut1.1, whole genome shotgun sequence genomic window:
- the LOC133877335 gene encoding ADP,ATP carrier protein, mitochondrial produces MADRHQYPTVMQKFAGQLHVSSSLSQDAQNRNGALERPALYQRHFAYGNYSNEGLQYPITQACRATHNLSLVHPAASPVFVQAPQEKGFAGFAIDFLMGGVSAAVSKTAAAPIERVKLLIQNQDEMIKAGRLSEPYKGIGDCFGRTIKDEGFGSLWRGNTANVIRYFPTQALNFAFKDYFKRLFNFKKDRDGYWKWFAGNLASGGAAGASSLLFVYSLDYARTRLANDAKAAKKGGGRQFNGLIDVYRKTLQSDGIAGLYRGFNISCVGIIVYRGLYFGMYDSLKPVLLTGKMQDSFFASFALGWVITNGAGLASYPIDTVRRRMMMTSGEAVKYKSSFDAFSQILKNEGPKSLFKGAGANILRAVAGAGVLAGYDKLQVLVLGKKYGSGGA; encoded by the exons ATGGCAGACAGGCACCAGTACCCAACTGTCATGCAAAAGTTTGCCGGCCAGCTCCATGTCAGTTCCAGCCTTTCCCAAGATGCTCAAAACCGCAATGGGGCCCTTGAAAGGCCTGCTCTGTATCAGAGGCATTTTGCATATGGAAATTACTCCAACGAGGGATTGCAGTATCCCATAACTCAGGCATGCCGAGCTACCCACAATTTGTCATTGGTACATCCTGCAGCCTCACCTGTGTTTGTCCAAGCCCCACAAGAGAAAGGCTTTGCGGGCTTCGCTattgattttcttatgggtgGAGTTTCTGCTGCTGTGTCCAAAACTGCTGCTGCTCCAATCGAGCGTGTGAAGCTCTTGATCCAGAACCAGGATGAGATGATCAAGGCTGGTCGGCTATCTGAACCCTACAAGGGAATTGGAGATTGTTTTGGCCGAACGATTAAAGATGAGGGCTTTGGATCATTGTGGAGAGGGAACACGGCTAACGTCATTCGTTACTTCCCCACACAG GCCCTGAACTTTGCTTTCAAAGATTACTTCAAGAGGCTGTTTAACTTCAAGAAAGATAGGGATGGCTACTGGAAATGGTTCGCTGGTAACTTGGCTTCTGGTGGTGCTGCTGGTGCCTCTTCCCTGCTCTTTGTCTACTCTTTGGATTATGCTCGAACCCGTCTTGCAAATGATGCCAAGGCTGCGAagaagggaggagggaggcaaTTCAATGGCTTGATTGATGTCTACAGGAAGACTCTCCAATCTGATGGTATTGCTGGCCTTTACCGTGGCTTCAACATTTCTTGTGTTGGAATCATTGTGTACAGGGGTTTATACTTTGGAATGTATGACTCTTTGAAGCCAGTGCTTCTGACCGGAAAGATGCAG GATAGTTTCTTCGCTAGCTTTGCTCTTGGTTGGGTTATCACAAATGGTGCTGGCCTTGCTTCCTATCCAATTGACACTGTCCGTAGAAGAATGATGATGACATCTGGTGAAGCTGTCAAGTACAAGAGCTCCTTTGATGCATTCTCTCAAATCCTTAAGAATGAAGGGCCTAAATCTCTCTTTAAGGGAGCTGGTGCAAATATCCTCCGTGCCGTTGCCGGTGCCGGTGTTCTTGCAGGTTACGACAAGCTTCAGGTGCTCGTGTTGGGTAAGAAGTATGGTTCTGGTGGGGCCTAA